Sequence from the Alosa sapidissima isolate fAloSap1 chromosome 21, fAloSap1.pri, whole genome shotgun sequence genome:
TTGAAAATGTCCATGTGTGATCGTTAAGGAAGTCTGAGCAGTCAGAAACTGTCACATGGCTCATATCTTATCCCTGATTGGTGGAATTGGTGATGTTACAACTCTCCCCatgttacaaccatacccggtctcccctacagccctgctgtgtggtgtgtgcaccATGCAGGTGTGGCTGGAAGATGTTGATCCAAACTGAAGTCAAAGCAGGCATTACCGCATCCTCCTCACTGCTAACCGCTAGCTGCTAACTGGGTCACGAGCGGTCACTCACAAAGTTACCTGGATTAGCCAGTTAGCCAGTTACCTCACTTTGTAGTACAGCcctgctgtgtggtgtgtgcaccGTGCAGGCGTGGCTGGAAGATGTTGATCCAAACTGAAGTCTCCTGTCCACAGGCCTGATCCAAATCAAAGTCTGCACACCCAGCACCTGCCGTACTGCCGAACCGCCTCCCCCTCACCGCTAACTGCTAGCCGCTAACTGGGCCAGGCGTTCACCTCTTAACCAGGTCACTGTGGTTGTGTCCCAGCCGACGCCTTCATGACACttcctctctcacagacacacacacacgcacactaaaatacacacacgcaaacattcATCTAGGACTCTAGGGCTGCAACTGATCTCTGCTTTCAACAGCTGTCTCATCCCCTGTCTGTCTCACATAGCCTTgtgttgctgtctgtctgtctctctatggGTTCACTCTGTCAAACACCTTCTCACCCCCTGTCACCTATATTTCCATATTTGCCTATTTTGAGAGAACAGTCTTGTACACATAAGGACAACAATATCCCCATGCCCACTGCCCTAAATGACCTCTTCCTGTCTTGTCTCCATGGTTATCAAGGTGTTGTTTGGTTCTTGGAAAGGATGTTTTCAGACGGATGTTATTGGATTTTGTAGATCGTTGTATAATGCTAGATTCAGAGTTTGGGCAGGTTCTGTTGGCTGCCTGTTGTATGGATCCAGCAGGTCTGGCATTCAGTTCTGAGCCTGGATCCATCCCAGAGTCCTTTGCTATCTTTAGTGCTTCCTCTCATCACGATCCTGtattcttcctttctttctctctctctttctcatttcatccctctctctctctctctctctctctctctctctgtaactcTCTCAGATGTCTCGCCGGTGTTGGCAGGCTTCCTAGGTGCCGGGGTGCTGGTCGTCTCGGTGACGGTCGCCGTGTTCCTGTGGACCTGCTGCCAGCGTCGCTACCGGCGAATGACAGGGGTCTACAAGCTGAACAGCGGGCCGTACGACCCCCCCGTGGACCCCCCCTATAAGTTCATCCATATGCTCAAGGGCATCAGCATCTACCCCGAGTCCCTCAGTGGCAGCAAGAAGATCGTCCGCGTGGGCCGTCGCCACGGCAACAGCGGGCCCTCGTCATCGTCCTCCTCGGCCTCCTCGTCGGCCACATCGTCTCTGACGTCGTCGTTGCGCGACTGGCGCTACAGCTTCGGCGGTGGCGGCGGTGGCGAATGTGGGCGCGGCCGTGGAAACGTGATGGTGGACGCCGATCCCGAGGGCGGCTTCCTCGGCGGGGGGGCGCACCTGCAAATGAACCCGCTGGTGCCCCCTTGTGGCGTGCCCAGACTGGAGCGGGCACTGCCCATCCGCGCTGACTACTGCTGCCTGGAGAGCTCGAGCGGTGGCAGCGGTGGCAGCGGTGGCAGCAGTGGCAGCGAGCCGGCCAGTAAGTCGGCCTCGCCCCACTGCACGGCCGCCCTGAATCTGGGCACGCTCAGTCTGGCCGTGGACTACAACTTCCCCAAGAAGGCGCTGGTGGTGACCATCATGAGCGCGCAGGGCCTGCCGGCAGTGGACGAGCAGGCGGGTAGTTCGGACCCCTACGTGAAGATGACCATACTGCCGGAGAAGAAGCATCGCGTGAAGACCCGCGTGCTGCGGAAGACGCTGGAACCCGTGTTCGACGAGACCTTCACCTTCTACGGCGTGTCCTACAGCACCCTGTCCGAGCTCACGCTGCACTTCCTGGTGCTCAGCTTCGACCGCTTTGCCCGCGACGACATCATTGGGGAGGCCGTCGTTCCCTTGACCGGCGTGGACCCCAGCACTGGACGCGTGCATATCAACCAGCCAATCACCAAGAGGAATGTTCAGGTATGTGCAGGAATGTTCAGCATGCGAAGCACGTGGGATGTGGGAGTGTAGgtatctttgtgtgtctgtgtgtgtgggtgtatgcatctgtgcatgtgtgtgtt
This genomic interval carries:
- the syt11a gene encoding synaptotagmin-11a, whose translation is MAEMTNLRPTYDVSPVLAGFLGAGVLVVSVTVAVFLWTCCQRRYRRMTGVYKLNSGPYDPPVDPPYKFIHMLKGISIYPESLSGSKKIVRVGRRHGNSGPSSSSSSASSSATSSLTSSLRDWRYSFGGGGGGECGRGRGNVMVDADPEGGFLGGGAHLQMNPLVPPCGVPRLERALPIRADYCCLESSSGGSGGSGGSSGSEPASKSASPHCTAALNLGTLSLAVDYNFPKKALVVTIMSAQGLPAVDEQAGSSDPYVKMTILPEKKHRVKTRVLRKTLEPVFDETFTFYGVSYSTLSELTLHFLVLSFDRFARDDIIGEAVVPLTGVDPSTGRVHINQPITKRNVQCDSRGELLVSLSYHPATQRLNVVVLKAKHLPKMDISGLSGNPYVKVNVFYGRKRIAKKKTHVKKCTLNPVFNESFIYDVPAELMPDLSVEFLVIDFDRTTKNEMVGRVVLGGQSPSPTGVTHWREVCDNPRRQIAKWHNLEEF